A region of Maniola jurtina chromosome 18, ilManJurt1.1, whole genome shotgun sequence DNA encodes the following proteins:
- the LOC123874380 gene encoding organic cation transporter protein-like: protein MGQDVGLDAILQELGYFGKYNIVNYALLLFPVYLAGMFGSVFVFEASDINYRCNITKCEDLNNNSWLEHAIPKEKDVLSKCKRFMHHNYSATATCSIEDFDNSTVENCDTFVYSDEDSAVRDFDLGCQNWKRTLVGSIHNTGLFISLPLTGIISDRYGRKVALAVASLMNGIFGFLRSFSTSYIMMLVFEFLEAALGAGAYSTAFVLAVELVGPKGRVFGNTLINAVYVLGLMSLASLSWWLQNWRHLLRLIYVPAMFVVSYYWILNESARWLISKGRHNEAAAILKKAAKMNRVDLSEDVLLPLYELEKVNTDTDNEKSKDANKVEIEENKENKQSNLMKVIKSSIIRKRVMICSFLWITCTFVYYGLSINSVSLAGNKYVNFMLVAFVEIPANIVCLLVLDRFGRKKVLILTYVLSACLCISLSFVPKDQKWLSLVIYLSGKFSITVAYSSVYIYVSEVFPTNVRQSLLAICSSLGRVGSTLAPMTPLLNQYYHNLPAIFFGSMALIASVLVFSLPETINVALPDTVEEAERISKRRDQKEPA, encoded by the exons ATGCAACATCACAAAGTGTGAAGATCTCAATAACAACAGTTGGCTCGAACACGCAATACCTAAGGAGAAAGACGTGCTGTCGAAATGTAAACGGTTCATGCACCACAACTACTCTGCCACTGCAACGTGTAGTATAGAAGACTTTGATAATTCCACTGTGGAGAATTGTGATACATTTGTTTACAGTGATGAGGATTCCGCTGTTAGAGAT TTCGATCTTGGCTGTCAAAATTGGAAGCGAACTCTCGTGGGGTCCATTCACAACACCGGTCTTTTTATATCACTGCCCCTCACTGGTATCATATCAGATAGATACGGCAGAAAGGTTGCCTTGGCTGTGGCCTCACTTATGAACGGCATCTTTGGGTTCCTGAGGTCCTTTTCTACCAGCTATATCATGATGCTTGTCTTTGAGTTCTTGGAAGCTGCTTTGGGAGCTGGAGCTTATAGCACTGCTTTTGTTCttg CTGTGGAACTAGTAGGTCCTAAGGGCAGAGTCTTTGGAAACACCCTCATCAATGCTGTCTACGTGCTGGGTCTCATGTCCTTAGCATCTCTATCATGGTGGCTGCAGAATTGGAGACACCTCCTCAGGCTTATTTACGTACCAGCCATGTTTGTTGTGTCATACTACTGGATATTAAATGAAAGTGCCAGATGGCTGATCAGCAAAGGGAGGCATAATGAAGCTGCAGCAATTTTGAAAAAGGCAGCGAAAATGAACCGAGTAGATCTATCTGAAGATGTTCTATTACCTTTATATGAACTAGAGAAAGTTAACACTGATACAGACAACGAGAAAAGTAAAGACGCAAATAAGGTAGAGATAGAGGAAAATAAAGAGAATAAGCAATCGAATTTAATGAAAGTGATCAAATCTAGTATAATAAGGAAACGGGTAATGATATGCTCGTTTTTGTGGATAACATGTACTTTCGTTTATTACGGACTATCTATAAACTCAGTGTCTCTAGCTGGGAATAAGTATGTAAACTTTATGCTGGTAGCGTTTGTGGAGATTCCAGCGAACATTGTGTGTTTGTTAGTGTTGGACAGATTTGGGAGGAAGAAAGTGTTGATATTAACTTATGTTCTGAGTGCGTGTTTATGTATAAGTTTATCTTTCGTGCCAAAAG ATCAAAAATGGTTGTCGCTAGTCATATATCTATCGGGAAAGTTCTCTATAACGGTCGCGTACAGCTCCGTGTACATTTATGTATCGGAAGTGTTCCCGACCAACGTCCGACAGTCGCTGTTGGCTATTTGTTCGTCGTTGGGCAGAGTTGGGTCGACGTTGGCGCCGATGACGCCCTTACTT AATCAATACTACCACAATCTGCCGGCGATATTCTTCGGGAGCATGGCACTAATTGCGAGCGTCCTCGTGTTCTCCCTGCCAGAAACCATCAACGTGGCTCTACCAGACACGGTGGAGGAAGCTGAGAGGATATCCAAAAGGAGAGACCAGAAAGAACCTGCGTAG